Proteins co-encoded in one Brassica oleracea var. oleracea cultivar TO1000 chromosome C4, BOL, whole genome shotgun sequence genomic window:
- the LOC106340952 gene encoding NAD(P)H dehydrogenase (quinone) FQR1-like, with protein MSTPPKSESPIITPDELTEADGFVFGFPTRYGMMAAQFKVFLDTTGGLRRTQSLAGKPAGSSTALALKVVAKKPLQ; from the exons ATGAGCACACCACCAAAGAGTGAATCACCAATCATCACACCTGACGAACTAACTGAAGCTGATGGGTTCGTCTTTGGATTCCCAACACGGTACGGCATGATGGCTGCTCAGTTCAAAGTCTTCTTGGACACTACCGGTGGACTCCGGAGAACTCAGTCACTTGCTGGTAAACCAGCTGGATCTTCTACAGCACTGGCTCTCAAGGTGGTAGCCAAGAAACCACTGC AATGA